The following are encoded together in the Vigna angularis cultivar LongXiaoDou No.4 chromosome 9, ASM1680809v1, whole genome shotgun sequence genome:
- the LOC108346864 gene encoding pentatricopeptide repeat-containing protein At2g45350, chloroplastic, which translates to MVVCLGSSSHQPWASPIPTLSKCTTAEHVNQLHARIITTGFIKNPSFTTRLVLSFISSPHEPLVEFARYVFFKHHAFCHPHDDPFLWNAVIRSHSNGCDPRRALVLLRLMLENGVCLDAYTFSLAMKACGKVGLIREGMQVCGLLWKMNFGSDVFLQNCLIGLFVRCGCVELARQVFDRMPDRDIVSYNSMIGGYVKYGAVERARELFDDMEERNLITWNSMIGGYVRWEEGLGFAWSLFVKMLERDLVSWNTMIGGCVKHGRVEDARKLFDEMPERDTVSWVTMIDGYAKSGDVLAARRLFDEMPRRDVISCNSMMAGYVQNGYCVEALKIFHDMKRAANVFPDDTTLLIVLTAFAQLGHVEDGVVIHHYLMKRGYSLNGKLGVALIDMYSKCGSIENAVSVFENVEQKCVDHWNALIGGLAIHGMGEMAFDFLMEMGRVSVIPDDITFIGVLSACRHAGMLKEGMICFEIMQKVYKLEPKVQHYGCMVDLLSRAGHVEEARKLIEEMPVEPNDVIWKALLSACQIYENFSIGKPIAQQLTQLYSCSPSSYVLLSNIYASLGMWDNVKRVRTEMKERHLTKIPGCSWIELGGTVHQFSVQDRTHPHVTEIYSLLNSL; encoded by the coding sequence ATGGTTGTTTGTCTTGGTTCTTCTTCACACCAGCCATGGGCTTCACCCATTCCCACCCTCTCGAAATGCACGACTGCAGAACACGTGAACCAACTCCATGCACGCATCATCACAACAGGGTTCATAAAAAACCCTTCCTTTACCACCAGACTCGTCCTCTCTTTCATTTCCTCACCCCATGAGCCTCTTGTGGAGTTTGCTCGATACGTCTTCTTCAAGCACCATGCTTTTTGCCACCCTCACGACGACCCTTTTCTCTGGAACGCTGTTATAAGGTCACACTCTAATGGGTGTGACCCCAGAAGGGCTCTGGTCCTGCTCCGCTTGATGCTCGAGAATGGGGTGTGTCTGGATGCGTACACGTTTTCCCTGGCTATGAAGGCTTGTGGTAAAGTGGGTTTGATCAGAGAGGGAATGCAGGTTTGTGGGTTGCTCTGGAAAATGAATTTTGGGTCTGATGTATTTTTGCAGAATTGTTTGATCGGGTTGTTTGTGAGATGCGGGTGTGTGGAGCTTGCACGGCAGGTGTTTGACAGAATGCCTGACCGTGATATTGTTTCGTATAACTCGATGATTGGTGGGTATGTGAAGTATGGGGCGGTTGAGCGGGCGCGTGAGTTGTTTGATGACATGGAGGAGAGGAATTTGATTACTTGGAATTCGATGATTGGAGGGTATGTGAGGTGGGAAGAGGGTCTGGGGTTTGCTTGGAGTTTGTTTGTTAAAATGCTTGAGAGAGACTTGGTTTCATGGAACACGATGATTGGTGGTTGTGTAAAGCACGGGAGGGTGGAGGATGCTCGGAAGTTGTTTGATGAGATGCCAGAAAGAGATACGGTGAGTTGGGTTACCATGATAGATGGTTATGCGAAATCGGGTGATGTTCTTGCTGCGAGGAGGTTGTTCGATGAAATGCCAAGGAGAGATGTTATTTCTTGTAATTCGATGATGGCTGGCTATGTTCAGAATGGTTATTGCGTTGAGgctttgaaaatatttcatgATATGAAAAGGGCAGCGAATGTGTTTCCTGATGATACTACACTGTTGATTGTTCTTACAGCGTTTGCCCAATTAGGACACGTCGAAGATGGAGTTGTGATACACCATTATTTGATGAAGAGGGGATACTCTCTGAATGGTAAGCTTGGTGTTGCTCTAATTGACATGTATTCAAAATGTGGTAGCATTGAGAATGCAGTCTCAGTGTTTGAGAATGTTGAACAAAAATGcgttgatcattggaatgctTTGATCGGCGGCTTGGCTATTCATGGAATGGGTGAGATGGCTTTTGATTTTCTCATGGAGATGGGAAGGGTTTCAGTTATTCCCGATGATATAACATTCATTGGAGTGTTGAGTGCTTGTAGGCATGCTGGCATGTTGAAGGAGGGAATGATATGTTTTGAGATCATGCAAAAAGTGTACAAACTGGAACCTAAAGTGCAACACTATGGATGCATGGTGGATTTGCTTAGCCGAGCAGGGCATGTTGAAGAAGCCAGGAAACTCATTGAGGAGATGCCTGTTGAACCTAATGATGTGATTTGGAAGGCTTTACTTAGTGCTTGccaaatttatgaaaacttCTCTATAGGAAAGCCTATAGCTCAGCAATTGACTCAGCTATATTCATGCAGTCCAAGTTCCTATGTGCTCCTGTCTAATATTTATGCCAGTTTGGGCATGTGGGACAATGTAAAGAGAGTTAGGACTGAAATGAAAGAAAGACATTTAACGAAAATTCCAGGTTGTAGTTGGATTGAACTGGGGGGAACTGTTCACCAGTTCTCTGTACAAGACAGGACACACCCTCATGTTACTGAGATTTATTCTTTGTTAAATAGTTTGTAA